The genomic stretch CTCACCAATGATGAATGCTTGTGCCAATCCGTCGGGTGAGGGTTGGACCCGATATTCAATGTTCAAACCAAGGTGAGAACCATCACCAAGCAGTTCATTGAAGTTGGGCATATCATGAGGGGTGGATATGATCAGGATGTCGGTGATACCAGCCAGCATCAGTGTCGAAAGGGGATAGTAAATCATGGGCTTGTCATAAACCGGGAGCAGTTGCTTGGATACGACGCGGGTCAACGGATGGAGTCGGGTGCCGGAACCTCCGGCAAGGATAATGCCTTTCATATAGGTCTCGCTGTCCTGTAATTTACTTCACGGTTCACTTGGTATACACCCCATTTTCAAGGGGGGAGGTAACAATACCCCGCAAGCGCGCAGTATAGTTCTGTGATAAATGAAAAAGCAACCCGCTTTTATGCGCGCAGGCAAATACTATTATGCGATATCCTCAATTTCAATTCACCGGTGGAATTTTTGCTGCACTGCTGTTCATGTTTGTGCTGCTGTTTCTTTTTGTCTTCCTGCCCGTATCTATCGTTGCCGAAGCGTTTTCAAAGCTTGGACTGACGCCTGCTCAGGGTGTGCTTATCTTCATCGCCATTCTCATCGGCAGGGGCGTGAATGTGCCTGTGTATACGAGTAAAAGGCTGGTCGTTGTTCCCAAACCTCGATCCCTGCAATTCACTCTTGATGAATATGGACGCCCTGTTCAGCTTGACGATGAGCCGGGAAACGAAGTGAAGAAGCAAGCCTTTTTGCTTAACCTGGGCGGTTGTATCATGCCGATCCTTTTAAGTTTGACGTTTCTGATCAGCCTTCAATTCAATGGTATGGATTCCAGTGCATATGGTTGGATCGCTTTCGCTTTGGTTATGGTGGCCGGAGGCTGCTATGCCATGGCAAAGGCGGATCCGTATACCGGATTGCGTGTGCCGATGTTCATGCCCGGCCTTATGACGTTTGCTTCCGTTTATTTTTTTGTTCCGCAGGAATTTCGACCTGTTGCCGCGTATGTTGCCGGTACAATAGGTACACTCATAGGTGGAAATCTCATTCCACTTCTTACGCCGCGCATTCGTAATGCAGTTGGAGTTCCTAACGTTGTCATTGGTGGAGCTGGGACTTTCGGCGGCGTATTTGTTGCCGGGATTCTTGCCGTTCTGCTAGCTTAAACATCACCAGGGAGAATACATATGGCTGCCATTGTTTTGAGTTTTGGAGAGGATGTGCAACGTGGAGACAGGTTTGATTGCAGCACCACTCAGGCCGGTAATGTGCAAGCCGTGATTACTTCTCCGGCGCCCCCTTTGAAAGTAGGTGACGTGCTCCAGGCTGGTGAGGGATGTTGTCGTGTCCTCGCTGTTCAGTGGATGCCGGGTGAAGCCGGTATCGCTGGAACTCGTTCCTTTCTGATGGAAGCCCTTGAGGATTGTCAGGCGGGTGAATGGAATTTTTCCTTGTCTTCCAAGCGATACACATTGGCCTGGGTTACTTTGAGTGACAAGGGTGCTGCGGGGAAAAGAGCAGACGAATCTGGCCCGCTGATTGGCGAGATGGTTGCTGAGAAACTTGATCTGGAATGTGTACAGGGTTTTATCATCCCAGATGAGGCCGATCAGTTGAAAGCATTGCTGACTGACCTCGCTCTCACGCAGAAGTTTGATTTGATCATGACAACCGGCGGAACCGGTGTGGGGCCTCGCGACATTACACCAGAAGCAACGTTGGCCGTTATCGAAAAAAGGCTCCCCGGCTATGAGCGGGCCATGACCATGGCAAGCCTGAGTAAGACTCCACACGGGGCCATATCCCGAGCTGTTGCAGGTACAATGGGGCGTTCTGTCATCATTAATATGCCGGGAAGCCCAAAGGCTGTTGCCGAGTGCCTGGAACCGTTGTTGCCTACATTGAAACATACGTTGGAAAAATTGCAGGGCGATCCTTCTGATTGCGCTGAATTACGTGCCTAAGTCCTGATTTTGAGGGTTGCAGAAAAAATCTAGACTTGCTAAAAAAATGGAATTGATTGGTTGCAAGTTCAACTACATTTACAACATACGCTAAGCAGGTTGCTCTATCATGCACAGTAAACGAATCCTGGTTCTTCCGGTTGCCCTTATCATGCTGTTGGTTTTCAGCGGAATGGCTTTGGCACAGGATGCTGATCCCATGCCAGGAAGCGAAACGGAAAAATCGGAAAACATATCCGGTCCATTTGATTTGGAACGGTGTGTTCAGCGGGCATTGGAATTCAATCCCAGAATGAAGGCCATTCGTGCTGAACTGACTGGTTCCGAATTTGGAACTCGCTCTTCCTTCGGTAATTTTCTCCCTTCGGTCAGCGGTAGCTATGGCTACACATACAGCGGACGCAAGAGCCAGTATTCCGACGATCACAATGACTGGGCTGCCACCGTTAACGTGAGCCAGCCTGTTTTCCAAGGGTTCAACTTGCTCGCTACATGGCAGCGTGCCAAGTTGGCGGAAGAGTCTACTGAAGCAAGCCTTCTCAATGTCGAACTGTCGCTCATCTCAAGCGTGCAGTCGAGCTTCCTCTCTTTGCTCAAAGCTCGTGAGGATGTGAAAAGTGCCGAAGATTCAGTTGCTCGACTTGAATCCCAGCTGAAAGTGATCACCGCTTTTTATGATGTCGGTCTGCGTCCCAAGGCAGAAGTCCTTGATGCTGAAGTTGACCTTGCAAACGCGCAGCAGGATTTGCTCACTGCTCGCAATAACGTGTCCATCCAGGAAACACAGCTCAATACCTTGTTGAACATTCCAATGGAAATGAATGTAAATTACGTTGGTGAACTCAAGAAGATTGATTTTGACCTGACTCTGCAAGAGTGCTTGCGACGCGCATATGATGGACGCCCCGACCTTGTGATTGGTCAAAAAAGCGTAGAGATTGCTGAAAAAGACTCGACCATCGCTGCAAGCAGCTTCTACCCGAAAGTGGATGCTGATGTCGATTACGTGAATCGAGGCGTTGATGCCGGACTTGATAGGGGTGGATACAGCCATAGCAGCAGTGAATACTGGACTGCAGGTGTCAATGCCAGCATGACTCTGTTCGAGTGGGGTGCTGACTACTACGACTACAAGAAGACAGAAGAGACTGTGAAAAA from Pseudodesulfovibrio profundus encodes the following:
- a CDS encoding DUF1614 domain-containing protein — its product is MRYPQFQFTGGIFAALLFMFVLLFLFVFLPVSIVAEAFSKLGLTPAQGVLIFIAILIGRGVNVPVYTSKRLVVVPKPRSLQFTLDEYGRPVQLDDEPGNEVKKQAFLLNLGGCIMPILLSLTFLISLQFNGMDSSAYGWIAFALVMVAGGCYAMAKADPYTGLRVPMFMPGLMTFASVYFFVPQEFRPVAAYVAGTIGTLIGGNLIPLLTPRIRNAVGVPNVVIGGAGTFGGVFVAGILAVLLA
- a CDS encoding MogA/MoaB family molybdenum cofactor biosynthesis protein, translated to MAAIVLSFGEDVQRGDRFDCSTTQAGNVQAVITSPAPPLKVGDVLQAGEGCCRVLAVQWMPGEAGIAGTRSFLMEALEDCQAGEWNFSLSSKRYTLAWVTLSDKGAAGKRADESGPLIGEMVAEKLDLECVQGFIIPDEADQLKALLTDLALTQKFDLIMTTGGTGVGPRDITPEATLAVIEKRLPGYERAMTMASLSKTPHGAISRAVAGTMGRSVIINMPGSPKAVAECLEPLLPTLKHTLEKLQGDPSDCAELRA
- a CDS encoding TolC family protein codes for the protein MHSKRILVLPVALIMLLVFSGMALAQDADPMPGSETEKSENISGPFDLERCVQRALEFNPRMKAIRAELTGSEFGTRSSFGNFLPSVSGSYGYTYSGRKSQYSDDHNDWAATVNVSQPVFQGFNLLATWQRAKLAEESTEASLLNVELSLISSVQSSFLSLLKAREDVKSAEDSVARLESQLKVITAFYDVGLRPKAEVLDAEVDLANAQQDLLTARNNVSIQETQLNTLLNIPMEMNVNYVGELKKIDFDLTLQECLRRAYDGRPDLVIGQKSVEIAEKDSTIAASSFYPKVDADVDYVNRGVDAGLDRGGYSHSSSEYWTAGVNASMTLFEWGADYYDYKKTEETVKKVEAELEDTRLNAGFEVKTSLLDIQEAADRITVARKSVAAAEEAYRMAVARYQAQVGTNTDVLNAQSRLTTSEAQLSQALADYGTAVSGLYVAMGEKNLGLIAD